A single genomic interval of Helianthus annuus cultivar XRQ/B chromosome 13, HanXRQr2.0-SUNRISE, whole genome shotgun sequence harbors:
- the LOC110902143 gene encoding uncharacterized protein LOC110902143, protein MDINDEYLKMAEKTTRDTLEHFCKGSCNDLNVFEQSPLVEDYISGRAAKASFYANGNYYPHEYYLCDGIYPKYSIVMKTFRDSYNEKRAQFKKVQESSPKDIERCFGVLQQRWHSLRNTCRAWSKEKMRDAMYACIIMHYMILEDKGKVICQNYVPEDVQEYPQATLEERVKNAHELWSEAAHSELALDLVEHAWSVRYIPNEGEQESDETKKTKMMEMAKAKTRIKKQYY, encoded by the exons ATGGACATCAACGACGAATATTTAAAAATGGCTGAGAAAACAACGCGAGATACCTTGGAGCATTTTTGTAAAG GGTCATGCAATGATTTAAACGTTTTCGAGCAGTCTCCATTGGTAGAAGACTACATATCTGGTCGAGCTGCCAAAGCATCTTTTTATGCAAACGGAAACTACTACCCGCATGAATACTATTTATGCGATGGAATTTATCCAAAGTATTCAATTGTCATGAAGACGTTCAGGGACTCGTACAATGAAAAAAGAGCTCAgtttaaaaaggttcaagagtcttcGCCGAAGGATattgagagatgctttggggttcttCAACAACGGTGGCATTCTTTGAGAAATACTTGTCGTGCATGGAGCAAAgaaaaaatgagagatgctatgtacgcttgtataataATGCATTATATGATTTTGGAAGACAAAGGAAAAGTAATATGCCAGAACTATGTACCGGAAGACGTTCAGGAGTATCCACAAGCAACATTGGAAGAAAGAGTGAAGAATGCACATGAATTGTGGTCTGAAGCGGCACATAGTGAGTTAGCGCTTGATTTGGTCGAACACGCGTGGTCGGTTCGTTATATTCCAAACGAGGGTGAGCAAGAGTCAGATGAGACGAAGAAGACGAAGATGATGGAAATGGCGAAAGCGAAGACGAGaattaaaaaacaatattattag